In one Melopsittacus undulatus isolate bMelUnd1 chromosome 4, bMelUnd1.mat.Z, whole genome shotgun sequence genomic region, the following are encoded:
- the FOS gene encoding protein c-Fos, producing the protein MMYQGFTGEYEAPSSRCSSASPAGDSLTYYPSPADSFSSMGSPVNPQDFCTDLAVSSASFVPTVTAISTSPDLQWLVQPTLISSVAPSQSRGHPYGVSAPTPTAYSRPAVLKAPSGRGQSIGRRGKVEQLSPEEEEKRRIRRERNKMAAAKCRNRRRELTDTLQAETDQLEEEKSALQAEIANLLKEKEKLEFILAAHRPACKMPEELCFSEELAAATALDLGTPSPAVTEEAAFALPLMAEAPPAVPPKETGSSGLELKAEPFDELLFSTGPREASRSVPDMDLPGASSFYASDWESLAAGTSTELEPLCTPVVTCTPCPSTYTSTFVFTYPEAEAFPSCAAAHRKGSSSNEPSSDSLSSPTLLAL; encoded by the exons ATGATGTACCAGGGTTTCACCGGAGAGTACGAGGCGCCCTCCTCCCGCTGCAGCAGCGCTTCCCCGGCTGGGGACAGCCTCACCTACTACCCCTCCCCGGCGGACTCCTTCTCCAGCATGGGCTCCCCCGTCAACCCGCAG GACTTCTGCACCGATCTGGCCGTCTCCAGCGCCAGCTTCGTGCCCACGGTGACGGCCATCTCCACCAGCCCCGACCTGCAGTGGCTGGTGCAACCCACCCTCATCTCTTCGGTGGCACCCTCCCAGAGCCGCGGGCACCCCTACGGCGTGTCGGCACCCACCCCCACTGCCTACTCCCGCCCCGCCGTGCTGAAGGCGCCTAGCGGCCGTGGGCAAAGCATCGGCCGCAGGGGCAAAGTCGAGCAG CTGtcccctgaggaggaggaaaagagaaggatcCGCCGGGAAAGGAACAAGATGGCAGCGGCCAAGTGCCGCAACCGGCGGCGGGAGCTCACTGACACGTTGCAGGCG GAGACAGaccagctggaggaggagaagtcTGCGCTGCAGGCAGAGATAGCTAACctgctgaaggagaaggagaagctggAGTTCATCCTGGCGGCTCACCGGCCCGCCTGCAAGATGcctgaggagctgtgcttctctgaggagctggcagctgCCACCGCGCTTGACCTGGGcactcccagccctgctgtgacTGAGGAGGCTGCCTTTGCCCTGCCGCTGATGGCTGAGGCGCCGCCGGCAGTGCCGCCCAAGGAGACTGGCAGCAGTGGGCTGGAGCTCAAGGCTGAGCCCTTTGACGAGCTGCTTTTCTCCACGGGGCCGCGGGAGGCCTCCCGCTCCGTGCCTGACATGGACCTGCCTGGGGCCTCGTCCTTCTATGCTTCGGACTGGGAGTCGCTGGCTGCTGGGACCAGCACTGAGCTGGAGCCGCTCTGCACCCCCGTGGTGACATGCACCCCGTGCCCCAGCACCTACACCTCCACCTTCGTCTTCACCTACCCCGAGGCGGAAGCCTTCCCCAGCTGCGCTGCTGCGCACCggaagggcagcagcagcaacgaGCCCTCGTCCGACTCTCTCAGCTCCCCCACCCTCCTGGCCTTGTGA